From one Streptomyces sp. R41 genomic stretch:
- a CDS encoding fatty acid desaturase, with protein sequence MTATALAPPETTVGEEFGKELDRIRSEIIAARGAGDAHYIRTVIAAQRGLEAGGRLALAVSLFPPAWAAGTAMLSLAKILENMELGHNILHGQWDWMGDPAIHSTTWEWDFLTPAEAWKHTHNHLHHTYTNVVDLDRDLGYVVFRMSAEQAWRPRHLAQPFYNFLLAPLFEWGIALYDLEPDAVAAGRKSWRSFLDDVSGFLAKATRQLAKDYVIFPLLAGPSALPCLLGNLTANTVRNVWTHTIIFCGHFPGAVQTFSGERIEGETRGEWYLRQIQGSANIEGGPLFHILSGNLGHQIEHHAFPDLPSNRYAEIAPQVRELCEKYGIPYVTGPLWRQYGSTWGRILRFAVPTG encoded by the coding sequence GTGACTGCAACTGCTCTCGCACCCCCTGAGACCACCGTCGGCGAGGAGTTCGGCAAGGAACTCGACCGAATCCGCTCCGAGATCATCGCCGCGCGCGGCGCTGGCGACGCGCACTACATCCGTACCGTGATCGCCGCCCAGCGCGGTCTGGAAGCGGGAGGCCGGCTCGCCCTCGCCGTCTCGCTATTTCCGCCTGCCTGGGCGGCGGGCACGGCCATGCTTTCCCTCGCCAAGATCCTGGAGAACATGGAGCTGGGCCACAACATCCTGCACGGTCAGTGGGACTGGATGGGCGACCCGGCCATCCACTCCACAACCTGGGAGTGGGATTTCCTCACGCCCGCCGAGGCCTGGAAGCACACCCACAACCACCTGCACCACACGTACACCAACGTCGTGGACCTCGACCGCGACCTCGGGTACGTCGTCTTCCGGATGAGCGCCGAGCAGGCCTGGCGTCCGCGCCATCTGGCCCAGCCGTTCTACAACTTCCTCCTCGCGCCGCTCTTCGAGTGGGGCATCGCGCTGTACGACCTGGAGCCCGATGCCGTCGCCGCCGGTCGCAAGTCGTGGCGTTCCTTCCTGGACGACGTGAGCGGGTTTCTTGCCAAGGCCACCCGCCAGCTAGCCAAGGACTATGTGATCTTCCCGTTGCTCGCGGGCCCGTCCGCGCTGCCCTGCCTGCTCGGGAACCTCACCGCCAACACGGTGCGCAACGTGTGGACCCACACCATCATCTTCTGCGGCCATTTCCCCGGGGCCGTCCAGACCTTCTCCGGGGAGCGCATCGAGGGCGAAACCCGCGGCGAGTGGTATCTGCGCCAGATCCAGGGCTCCGCCAACATCGAGGGCGGTCCGCTCTTCCACATCCTCAGCGGAAACCTCGGCCACCAGATCGAGCACCATGCCTTCCCCGATCTGCCCAGCAACCGCTATGCGGAGATCGCCCCGCAGGTGCGCGAACTCTGCGAGAAGTACGGCATCCCGTACGTCACCGGCCCGTTGTGGCGGCAGTACGGCTCCACCTGGGGCCGCATCCTGCGCTTCGCCGTACCGACCGGCTGA
- a CDS encoding hydrophobic protein — protein MLWILLFLLILVVFGFGFTMQALWWVAAVLLVVWLVGFAMRGRGGGRRGGGGRRYGRSRG, from the coding sequence ATCCTATGGATTCTTCTCTTTCTGCTGATCCTGGTGGTGTTCGGGTTCGGCTTCACCATGCAGGCCCTTTGGTGGGTCGCCGCCGTCCTGCTGGTCGTCTGGCTCGTCGGCTTCGCGATGCGCGGACGCGGCGGGGGCAGGCGTGGCGGTGGCGGCCGCCGGTACGGGCGCAGTCGCGGGTAG
- a CDS encoding CsbD family protein, with product MSVGQTIKHKTQAFKGRVTERIGRTTRNRRLQREGRTDQISGNLKQSGDKAKDAFRH from the coding sequence ATGAGCGTCGGACAGACGATCAAGCACAAGACCCAGGCATTCAAGGGCCGGGTCACCGAACGCATCGGCCGGACCACCCGCAACAGGCGACTGCAGCGCGAAGGCAGGACCGACCAGATCTCCGGAAACCTGAAGCAGTCCGGCGACAAGGCCAAGGACGCCTTCAGGCACTGA
- a CDS encoding ANTAR domain-containing protein, giving the protein MHRTTMLPEDWWDLRAEASVENSAGQDVVALRAEIDQLRRSLAARAVVDQACGMVMILAPCRRGPARNLLMDISRQCNTKLPEVAAALVAAWEGEPLSWRMQRALRRALRRLYAEDRGCDSPPADEPSGKGRS; this is encoded by the coding sequence ATGCATCGCACAACCATGCTCCCAGAGGATTGGTGGGATCTGCGAGCCGAGGCCTCGGTAGAGAACTCGGCGGGTCAGGATGTCGTGGCGCTGCGCGCTGAGATCGATCAGCTGCGGCGGTCGCTGGCCGCCCGTGCGGTCGTCGACCAGGCCTGCGGCATGGTGATGATCCTGGCCCCCTGCCGCCGGGGGCCGGCCAGGAACCTGCTGATGGACATCTCGCGGCAGTGCAACACCAAACTTCCGGAGGTGGCTGCGGCTCTGGTCGCCGCCTGGGAGGGGGAGCCGCTTTCGTGGCGGATGCAGCGGGCGCTTCGGCGCGCACTGCGGCGGCTCTACGCGGAAGACCGGGGGTGCGACTCACCACCGGCGGATGAGCCGTCCGGAAAGGGAAGGTCATGA